One Neodiprion pinetum isolate iyNeoPine1 chromosome 1, iyNeoPine1.2, whole genome shotgun sequence genomic window carries:
- the LOC124210683 gene encoding nucleolar protein 11 isoform X1: protein MAKLSSYYTLCPLIDQQNLLGVEKDCNPGCVIVTLGKNIVIRYKLQDLKQLSSWSTKDRLTTQVIYDEIDARYVAVFNEIYLRVWHESASDLDKVKKHKFHSPFHAILRIDNYPPILVCQNGSTASLTWALTNRKSWYSKGVLQKEEKIRDCQLINIGSKMYLCMLTCIDNLHDYIVVPLDGQTYVEDSENLKRIKLQRTAEKLVGHVVIQDTSNAYLLTLWSHGRLYSYSLLGCSANPPPGNLLSVVTALNTKHPIIMTPLNEITIAAYGADIQEEGAILVIYNLSFKLVQAIQKLKLYTKEAKLWRIEDKLLLAANRHLAVAPFSLTPQRIEAMVGSSRLAPNSTVNVNGDDNEIVVIQEMETAIWGSEVTEAVTFSDPMPEEIKVQLSTLVKDGLPEAVILETLIPTLIKSRDIRNIIWCLKNFRDVPEKLLINLLSFCLTTSDKSFDSDQNGFTDSCVIEPLGRAVFLNHILSVHYSDICLMSHLKTSLGFTEILSLLDYLTHALDSTQEEHELPQTGTSQPSEEQLLDWASLLLDSHYQQYLLSQDPRICSLLQQLSSVLEVHFHVIDDLQTLRSLVERLRDGKSLGPTPKGASKYYSIEEVKLY from the exons ATGGCTAAACTTAGCTCATATTACACTTTGTGCCCACTTATAGATCAACAAAATCTTTTGGGGGTCGAAAAGGATTGTAATCCTGGATGTGTGATAGTTActttgggaaaaaatatcgttatcAGATACAAG CTACAGGATTTGAAACAGTTGAGCAGTTGGTCCACCAAGGACCGTCTTACGACCCAAGTAATCTACGATGAAATAGATGCTCGGTACGTCGCagttttcaatgaaatttaccTTAGGGTATGGCATGAGAGTGCTAGCGACCTTGACAAAGTAAAGAAGCATAAATTTCATAGCCCATTTCACGCTATACTTCGAATAGATAATTATCCTCCAATCTTAGTCTGTCAAAATGGGTCGACAGCATCACTTACTTGGGCTTTGACAAACCGAAAGTCATGGTATAGCAAAGGAGTCCTCCAAAAGGAAGAGAAGATAAGAGACTGTCAGCTCATAAATATTGGCTCAAAAATGTACTTGTGTATGTTAACATGTATAGACAATCTCCATGATTATATTGTCGTTCCACTTGATGGCCAGACATATGTTGAAGACTCGGAAAATTTAAAGAGGATCAAGCTGCAACGAACTGCAGAAAAACTTGTAGGCCATGTAGTTATCCAAGATACAAGTAATGCTTACCTTCTCACTTTGT GGTCACATGGACGACTCTACAGTTATTCATTACTTGGATGCTCTGCTAATCCACCACCAGGGAATTTATTGAGTGTTGTAACAGCACTAAACACGAAGCACCCAATCATAATGACTCCCTTGAATGAAATAACAATTGCAGCTTACGGTGCTGATATTCAAGAAGAAGGAGCGATTTTGGTTATTTATAACCTTTCGTTTAAGTTGGTACAAGCCATCCAGAAACTTAAACTTTATACAAAAGAGGCGAAATTGTGGAGAATAGAAGACAAGTTGCTCCTAGCAGCCAATCGCCACTTAGCAGTAGCTCCATTTAGCCTAACACCACAGCGAATAGAAGCAATGGTCGGATCTTCGCGTCTTGCTCCAAATTCGACTGTCAATGTAAACGGAGATGACAACGAAATTGTTGTTATACAAGAGATGGAAACTGCTATTTGGGGATCAGAGGTCACAGAGGCTGTAACATTCTCTGATCCTATGCctgaagaaataaaagtaCAGCTCTCAACGCTAGTCAAAGATGGTCTGCCTGAAGCTGTTATATTAGAAACATTAATCCCTACTCTAATAAAATCTAGAGATATTAGGAATATAATTTGGTGCCTGAAGAACTTCAGAGATGTCCCTGAAAAACTGCTAATCAACCTTTTATCGTTTTGTCTTACCACATCTGACAAATCGTTCGATTCCGATCAGAATGGATTTACCGATTCTTGTGTAATTGAGCCCCTTGGGAGGGCTGTTTTTCTCAATCATATTCTTAGTGTTCATTATTCGGACATTTGCCTAATGTCGCATTTAAAAACTAGTCTTGGCTTCACTGAGATTTTGAGTTTACTCGATTATCTGACTCATGCTCTCGACTCTACACAAGAAGAACACGAACTGCCTCAAACAGGAACTTCTCAGCCCAGTGAAGAACAGCTACTGGACTGGGCCAGCCTCTTACTTGATTCGCATTATCAACAGTATCTTCTATCCCAAGACCCAAGAATCTGTTCATTGCTACAGCAGCTCAGCTCAGTGCTAGAAGTCCAT TTTCATGTCATTGATGATCTGCAAACTCTAAGATCACTGGTAGAAAGACTTCGCGACGGCAAATCTCTCGGGCCAACTCCGAAAGGTGcttcaaaatattattctatTGAAGAAGTAAAGTTGTATTAG
- the LOC124210683 gene encoding nucleolar protein 11 isoform X2, translating to MLVCQNGSTASLTWALTNRKSWYSKGVLQKEEKIRDCQLINIGSKMYLCMLTCIDNLHDYIVVPLDGQTYVEDSENLKRIKLQRTAEKLVGHVVIQDTSNAYLLTLWSHGRLYSYSLLGCSANPPPGNLLSVVTALNTKHPIIMTPLNEITIAAYGADIQEEGAILVIYNLSFKLVQAIQKLKLYTKEAKLWRIEDKLLLAANRHLAVAPFSLTPQRIEAMVGSSRLAPNSTVNVNGDDNEIVVIQEMETAIWGSEVTEAVTFSDPMPEEIKVQLSTLVKDGLPEAVILETLIPTLIKSRDIRNIIWCLKNFRDVPEKLLINLLSFCLTTSDKSFDSDQNGFTDSCVIEPLGRAVFLNHILSVHYSDICLMSHLKTSLGFTEILSLLDYLTHALDSTQEEHELPQTGTSQPSEEQLLDWASLLLDSHYQQYLLSQDPRICSLLQQLSSVLEVHFHVIDDLQTLRSLVERLRDGKSLGPTPKGASKYYSIEEVKLY from the exons ATGCTCG TCTGTCAAAATGGGTCGACAGCATCACTTACTTGGGCTTTGACAAACCGAAAGTCATGGTATAGCAAAGGAGTCCTCCAAAAGGAAGAGAAGATAAGAGACTGTCAGCTCATAAATATTGGCTCAAAAATGTACTTGTGTATGTTAACATGTATAGACAATCTCCATGATTATATTGTCGTTCCACTTGATGGCCAGACATATGTTGAAGACTCGGAAAATTTAAAGAGGATCAAGCTGCAACGAACTGCAGAAAAACTTGTAGGCCATGTAGTTATCCAAGATACAAGTAATGCTTACCTTCTCACTTTGT GGTCACATGGACGACTCTACAGTTATTCATTACTTGGATGCTCTGCTAATCCACCACCAGGGAATTTATTGAGTGTTGTAACAGCACTAAACACGAAGCACCCAATCATAATGACTCCCTTGAATGAAATAACAATTGCAGCTTACGGTGCTGATATTCAAGAAGAAGGAGCGATTTTGGTTATTTATAACCTTTCGTTTAAGTTGGTACAAGCCATCCAGAAACTTAAACTTTATACAAAAGAGGCGAAATTGTGGAGAATAGAAGACAAGTTGCTCCTAGCAGCCAATCGCCACTTAGCAGTAGCTCCATTTAGCCTAACACCACAGCGAATAGAAGCAATGGTCGGATCTTCGCGTCTTGCTCCAAATTCGACTGTCAATGTAAACGGAGATGACAACGAAATTGTTGTTATACAAGAGATGGAAACTGCTATTTGGGGATCAGAGGTCACAGAGGCTGTAACATTCTCTGATCCTATGCctgaagaaataaaagtaCAGCTCTCAACGCTAGTCAAAGATGGTCTGCCTGAAGCTGTTATATTAGAAACATTAATCCCTACTCTAATAAAATCTAGAGATATTAGGAATATAATTTGGTGCCTGAAGAACTTCAGAGATGTCCCTGAAAAACTGCTAATCAACCTTTTATCGTTTTGTCTTACCACATCTGACAAATCGTTCGATTCCGATCAGAATGGATTTACCGATTCTTGTGTAATTGAGCCCCTTGGGAGGGCTGTTTTTCTCAATCATATTCTTAGTGTTCATTATTCGGACATTTGCCTAATGTCGCATTTAAAAACTAGTCTTGGCTTCACTGAGATTTTGAGTTTACTCGATTATCTGACTCATGCTCTCGACTCTACACAAGAAGAACACGAACTGCCTCAAACAGGAACTTCTCAGCCCAGTGAAGAACAGCTACTGGACTGGGCCAGCCTCTTACTTGATTCGCATTATCAACAGTATCTTCTATCCCAAGACCCAAGAATCTGTTCATTGCTACAGCAGCTCAGCTCAGTGCTAGAAGTCCAT TTTCATGTCATTGATGATCTGCAAACTCTAAGATCACTGGTAGAAAGACTTCGCGACGGCAAATCTCTCGGGCCAACTCCGAAAGGTGcttcaaaatattattctatTGAAGAAGTAAAGTTGTATTAG
- the UQCR-C2 gene encoding cytochrome b-c1 complex subunit 2, mitochondrial has protein sequence MACSAVRAPLLRNTTVRHYAAAAAATQSAPAQNLDIQVLSNKITVATLDNDSPVTQVSVTFKAGPRNETYETQGTSHVLRLAAGLTTNRSSAFGITRNIQQIGGNLTATTDRESIAYTLQCTRDKLDVGLKFLEDVATRQVFKPWELNDQIPRLRYELSSIPETTRVLELLHKAAYRKGLGYSLYSPKQRIGKIGTENLQHFVNTWFTGPRCAVVATGVSQEQLNKFASQLQVGSSESSGEPARYFGGELRKERSSSLATVAVAVEGAGLNKEKEAIAFAILQRAAGTGPHVKWGSTSAPLYRTVATAAGKDPFAVSALNASYSDSGIFGFILTAPGNIAGTLTTAASKWLLKPSVTDADISRGKAELKAAVLYATDNSIARHESLAQQALFKGTVASPSAIIAEIEKVSAADVKNVAAKIGKGKLSMAGIGDLDTVPYVEELK, from the exons ATGGCCTGCTCGGCGGTACGAGCTCCTCTTTTGCGTAATACAACG GTCAGACACTAtgcagctgctgctgctgcaacACAATCTGCACCTGCCCAGAACCTCGACATTCAGGTTCTAAGCAACAAAATCACCGTTGCTACGCTCGACAACGATAGCCCTGTTACTCAAGTGTCCGTCACATTCAA GGCAGGACCACGCAATGAAACGTATGAAACACAGGGCACATCACATGTTCTGAGATTGGCTGCAGGGCTAACAACTAATCGCTCCAGCGCATTTGGCATCACAAGAAATATTCAGCAAATCGGAGGAAATTTAACGGCCACCACGGATCGTGAAAGCATTGCCTACACTCTGCAATGTACCCGCGATAAACT AGATGTTGGACTTAAGTTCTTGGAAGATGTTGCTACGCGTCAAGTATTCAAACCATGGGAACTGAATGACCAGATTCCACGTTTGCGCTATGAGCTTTCATCTATTCCAGAGACAACTCGGGTCCTTGAACTACTACACAAAGCTGCCTATCGCAAGGGTCTTGGTTACTCACTCTACTCCCCTAAACAGCGCATTGGCAAAATTGGCACAgaaaat cttCAACATTTTGTCAATACATGGTTCACTGGGCCGAGATGCGCGGTTGTTGCTACAGGGGTTTCTCAAGAACAGCTCAATAAATTTGCCTCTCAGCTGCAAGTGGGGTCCAGCGAATCCAGTGGTGAACCTGCTCGATACTTTGGTGGCGAACTTCGCAAGGAGCGTTCATCTTCTCTTGCTACTGTAGCTGTGGCTGTGGAAGGAGCAGGACTGAACAAAGAGAAAGAGGCCATAGCTTTCGCGATATTGCAGAGAGCTGCTGGGACTGGGCCTCACGTTAAGTGGGGATCAACTTCGGCCCCTCTTTACCGAACTGTTGCCACAGCAGCGGGTAAAGATCCTTTTGCGGTATCAGCGTTGAATGCGAGCTACTCTGACTCGGGAATATTCGGTTTTATTTTAACGGCACCTGGAAATATTGCAGGAACT CTAACAACTGCAGCCAGTAAATGGCTACTCAAGCCTTCAGTTACAGATGCAGATATTTCTCGCGGTAAAGCAGAATTGAAAGCTGCTGTTCTATATGCTACTGATAATTCCATAGCAAGACATGAGTCTCTCGCACAGCAGGCTTTATTTAAAGGCACTGTAGCATCCCCAAGTGCGATTATTgcggaaattgaaaaagtcaGCGCCGCCGATGTCAAAAAC GTGGCTGCTAAAATTGGCAAGGGTAAACTGTCCATGGCCGGAATTGGCGATCTTGATACAGTTCCATATGTTGAAGAACTAAAATAG
- the Nup107 gene encoding nuclear pore complex protein Nup107 produces the protein MEPLQKTADNLDHSIQLLGSGRTQRTSLLRLATKSTTPKRISLQPNFNLERSSDSIENVPRNFSDESRSFPSEAKNPRMRRSYLHSKSFDKYDTENFDTSITMAPHELRDIMNTTEKTDLTLRELMDDSTATGLVLKANEPWREANAKLFHEFLESVQARRATPQVFETIADFIQTCTDTLEIMRGMQSKVENTEVSEEEINLENERNTWRLVYCLYQHRVNSSNFQSKVDMELKTNISEKDVIENLYRNEPSITEYQLIVDWLEKNASDQADSLPMMEHFTDKTVAWENTLHQLQNLNTGITFKSSRPIVTSLDPDAPIREGRPLHDLDKEDDVRLEKRMYLEVRCGRLQKAQSLSVHCGQPWRAACLLGWTPHHDPNYTNPINNTKLPIEGNPNRSVWKLCAWELSQDNRVGEYYRAIYASLCGNLNQLLCVSKSWQDALWAHIKTLLDIKVEKELRAGVLKNYTPMPEDYWKNEMTIEEVFDALQASKYSSIRMQSHKPDHLIQKYLMLDQIPKLMEEIESFVDSGTCTSQFLRFVAHLTLFLRQIGKTANERIEHKILTTYVHVLIEMGDPNLVAFYTATLPQEEQVTTYAKYLENIREYELRKQCLAAAESTNLHVEAITKLVVENIRQKNQEVNSLDLKGSITETDQEKIDALDWVVFYQSQREEALWQANALIRYFLSIEKIDAARKALNKIPMDSIEVIMTEYPSLEGTMANLTMSNNLPKKASVSIREYLCYKAYLDAQEGFTEWFTHFHHGKPSPLLDLPMYATFTEKVAHDHKKAQYNSELERWKCTMQHHTKAVKQLLFNVLLFPDGGWLVDSNYNNEELLSQEEELRENQMANLRKLCIPKIALLLHSVMSEMDEHADCVELADVLASEQHKLYKVFPKERLRDVFKKICESSLVLMDQKKDPWGYPK, from the exons ATGGAGCCGTTGCAAAAAACTGCAGACAACCTCGACCATTCAATCCAGTTGCTGGGCTCGGGTAGAACACAGAGAACTTCGTTGCTGCGATTAGCAACTAAAAGCACAACGCCTAAACGAATATCATTGCAACCGAATTTCAATCTCGAGAGAAGCTCGGATTCCATTGAAAATGTTCCCAGAAATTTTAGTGATGAATCTAGGTCGTTTCCATCCGAGGCTAAAAACCCACGAATGCGGAGGTCATACTTACATTCGAAGTCATTTGATAAATATGACACTGAGAACTTTGATACATCTATTACAATGGCACCACATGAACTTAGGGATATCATGAATACGACAGAAAAGACTGACCTTACTCTAAGAGAGCTGATGGATGATTCGACTGCCACAGGCTTAGTATTGAAAGCTAACGAACCCTGGCGTGAAGCGAATGCTAAACTATTCCATGAATTCCTTGAAAGTGTTCAGGCACGCAGGGCTACACCCCAAGTATTTGAAACCATTGCAGATTTCATACAGACTTGCACAGATACATTAGAGATAATGCGGG GTATGCAGTCAAAGGTCGAAAACACTGAAGTATCGGAGGAAGAGATCAAccttgaaaatgaaagaaatactTGGCGTTTAGTGTACTGTCTGTACCAACACCGTGTAAACTCCTCAAACTTTCAGTCAAAAGTAGACATGGAACTGAAAACTAATATTTCAGAAAAGGATGTGATTGAAAACTTGTACAGAAATGAACCCTCGATTACTGAGTACCAGCTAATTGTCGATTGGTTGGAAAAAAACGCATCTGATCAAGCTGATAGTTTACCAATGATGGAGCATTTTACCGATAAAACTGTAGCATGGGAAAATACTCTTCATCAACTACAAAATCTAAATACGGGAATCACCTTCAAATCATCTCGGCCCATAGTAACATCCTTAGACCCTGATGCACCGATCCGAGAAGGCAGGCCCTTACACGACTTGGACAAAGAAGACGATGTTagattagaaaaaagaatGTATTTAGAG GTAAGATGTGGACGGTTGCAAAAGGCACAGTCTCTATCTGTTCATTGTGGTCAACCATGGCGAGCTGCCTGCCTATTAGGATGGACACCGCATCACGATCCAAACTACACTAATCCCATCAATAACACAAAACTTCCAATTGAAGGTAATCCTAACAGGAGTGTGTGGAAATTATGTGCATGGGAGTTATCGCAGGATAATCGAGTAG GCGAATATTATCGTGCCATATACGCTAGCTTGTGTGGGAATCTTAATCAGCTGTTATGTGTATCAAAGTCTTGGCAAGACGCATTATGGGCACACATCAAAACATTGCTAGATATCAAAGTAGAAAAAGAGTTGAGAGCTGGAGTTTTAAAGAACTACACGCCAATGCCGGAAGATTATTGGAAAAACGAGATGACAATTGAAGAAGTATTTGATGCATTGCAAGCCTCAAAATATTCGAGTATTCGAATGCAATCCCACAAACCTGATCATttgatacaaaaatatttgatgCTTGATCAAATTCCAAAGCTAATGGAAGAAATTGAGTCATTTGTAGACTCTGGTACCTGCACGTCACAATTCCTACGTTTTGTCGCCCATTTAACTCTGTTTTTGAGACAAATTGGTAAAACTGCCAATGAGAGAATAGAGCACAAGATATTGACCACTTACGTACATGTTTTAATCGAAATGGGTGACCCGAATTTAGTTGCGTTTTATACAGCGACTCTTCCGCAAGAGGAGCAAGTTACAACTTACGcgaaatatttggaaaatataCGGGAATATGAACTTCGCAAACAGTGCCTTGCTGCGGCAGAGTCAACTAATTTACATGTGGAGGCAATAACCAAATTGGTCGTGGAAAATATAAGGCAGAAAAATCAGGAAGTCAACTCTTTGGATCTGAAAGGCAGTATTACAGAAACTGatcaagaaaaaattgatgcgCTTGACTGGGTTGTATTCTATCAAAGTCAGCGGGAGGAAGCTTTGTGGCAAGCCAATGCTTTGATTAggtattttctttctatcgaGAAAATTGATGCTGCCAGGAAAGCGTTGAACAAG ATTCCCATGGATTCGATTGAAGTAATTATGACGGAATATCCGTCTCTAGAAGGGACAATGGCCAATCTAACAATGTCAAACAATTTACCGAAGAAAGCATCAGTGTCGATTCGTGAATATTTATGTTACAAAGCATACCTAGATGCGCAGGAAGGTTTCACAGAATGGTTCACGCATTTTCATCACGGCAAACCTAGCCCGCTACTCGATTTACCAATGTATGCGACGTTCACGGAAAAAGTTGCTCACGATCATAAGAAGGCTCAATATAACTCAGAGCTGGAGAGATGGAAGTGCACCATGCAGCATCACACTAAG GCTGTAAAGCAACTCCTATTCAACGTTTTATTATTCCCTGACGGAGGATGGCTTGTTGATTCAAACTACAACAATGAGGAGCTCTTATCTCAGGAAGAGGAGTTGCGAGAAAATCAAATGgcaaatttacgaaaattatgTATTCCAAAAATTGCTTTGCTACTACATTCCGTGATGTCGGAAATGGATGAACACGCAGATTGCGTTGAATTGGCCGACGTATTGGCCTCCGAACAACATAAGCTCTACAAG gTATTTCCCAAAGAACGGCTTCGGgacgtatttaaaaaaatttgcgaatcaTCTTTAGTATTGATGGATCAGAAAAAGGATCCCTGGGGTTAtccaaaatga